A genomic window from Cricetulus griseus strain 17A/GY chromosome 4, alternate assembly CriGri-PICRH-1.0, whole genome shotgun sequence includes:
- the LOC113835278 gene encoding 40S ribosomal protein S27-like produces MTLVKDLLHPSPEEEKRKHTEKSLVQSPNSYFMDVKCPEFYKITMIFSHAQTVKSLVQSPNSYFMDVKCPGFYKITMVFSHAQTVVCQPTG; encoded by the coding sequence ATGACTCTCGTAAAGGATCTCCTTCATCCCTctccagaagaggaaaagaggaaacacacGGAAAAGAGCCTGGTTCAGAGCCCCAATTCCTACTTTATGGATGTGAAATGCCCGGAATTCTATAAAATCACCATGATCTTTAGCCATGCACAAACGGTAAAGAGCCTGGTTCAGAGCCCCAATTCCTACTTTATGGATGTGAAATGCCCGGGATTCTATAAAATCACCATGGTCTTTAGCCATGCACAAACGGTAGTCTGTCAGCCTACAGGCTAA